Proteins encoded in a region of the Stieleria neptunia genome:
- the purB gene encoding adenylosuccinate lyase, with amino-acid sequence MTQSSSNPAESTYQNPLIERYSSREMATLWGPNRRFQTWRRLWIALAESEKELGIDISDTQLDQLRAFESNLNLDVAREYERIRRHDVMAHVEAYGDQCPDAKKIIHLGATSCFITDNADVILIRDALRLVARRLAATIDTMATFAAQHRALPCLGFTHLQPAQPTTIGKRCCLWTYDLVLDLLEIEHRLDTLCARSAKGTTGTQASFLQLFGGDHEKVRQLERRIAEKIGFDKTYAVTGQTYPRKVDAQLLDALSGIAQSLHKTATDIRLLANRKEIEEPIEKQQIGSSAMPYKRNPMRSERICALTRFVMSLQSSPAMTAATQWMERTLDDSANRRLVIPQAFLAIDASLVLMQNIASGFVVYPKTIEHNLAKELPYMETENIMMRAVEAGGDRQDLHERIRIHSREVAQRVNAEGKPNDMIERLKNDDAFSAVSFDTEINPLDFVGRAPEQVDEFIEQEIKPIRSRYADQESLSVEVTV; translated from the coding sequence ATGACTCAATCCTCGTCCAATCCCGCCGAATCAACGTACCAAAACCCACTGATCGAACGCTATTCGTCTCGAGAAATGGCGACGCTTTGGGGCCCCAACCGACGTTTTCAGACCTGGCGACGCCTCTGGATTGCCCTGGCAGAAAGCGAAAAAGAGCTCGGAATCGATATTTCTGACACGCAATTGGACCAACTCCGCGCGTTCGAGTCCAATCTAAATCTGGACGTGGCCCGGGAATACGAGCGGATTCGACGCCACGATGTGATGGCCCATGTCGAGGCCTACGGGGACCAGTGCCCCGACGCCAAAAAAATCATCCACCTGGGCGCCACCAGCTGTTTTATCACCGACAACGCCGACGTCATTTTGATCCGCGACGCCTTGCGATTGGTCGCCCGGCGTCTGGCCGCCACCATCGACACGATGGCCACCTTTGCCGCCCAGCACCGTGCCCTGCCCTGCCTCGGCTTCACCCACCTGCAACCCGCCCAGCCGACCACGATCGGCAAACGGTGCTGCCTGTGGACCTATGATCTGGTCCTGGACCTGCTCGAAATCGAACACCGCCTCGACACGCTCTGCGCCCGCAGCGCCAAGGGAACCACCGGCACCCAAGCCAGCTTCCTGCAATTGTTCGGCGGCGATCACGAAAAAGTCCGCCAGCTGGAACGCCGCATCGCCGAGAAAATCGGGTTCGACAAAACCTACGCCGTCACCGGGCAAACCTATCCTCGCAAAGTCGACGCGCAATTGCTGGACGCACTCAGCGGGATCGCCCAAAGCCTGCACAAGACGGCGACCGACATCCGGCTGTTGGCCAACCGCAAAGAAATCGAAGAGCCGATCGAAAAACAACAAATCGGTTCGTCGGCGATGCCCTACAAACGCAACCCGATGCGGAGCGAGCGGATTTGTGCCCTGACGCGGTTCGTGATGAGTCTTCAAAGCAGCCCGGCGATGACGGCCGCCACGCAATGGATGGAACGAACGCTCGACGACAGCGCCAACCGCCGCCTGGTGATTCCCCAAGCCTTCTTGGCGATCGACGCGTCCTTGGTGCTGATGCAAAACATCGCCAGCGGGTTCGTCGTCTATCCCAAGACGATCGAGCACAACCTGGCCAAGGAACTGCCCTACATGGAAACCGAAAACATCATGATGCGGGCCGTCGAAGCCGGCGGCGATCGCCAAGACCTTCACGAGCGGATTCGGATCCACAGCCGCGAAGTCGCCCAACGCGTCAACGCCGAAGGCAAACCGAACGACATGATCGAGCGACTGAAAAACGACGACGCCTTCTCCGCCGTCTCCTTCGACACCGAAATCAACCCGCTCGATTTCGTCGGACGCGCCCCCGAACAAGTCGACGAGTTCATCGAACAAGAGATCAAACCGATCCGCAGCCGCTACGCCGATCAGGAATCGCTGAGCGTGGAAGTCACGGTCTAA
- a CDS encoding ankyrin repeat domain-containing protein, with the protein MTHQPRNDELVEAANAGDLETVKRLIEDGADPNSVDKHGMGPLLNFHPDVTRLLLEQGADPDLQRNENIAPVLVGVCGNFQCLRLMVEAGANVNRASEHNGETALHWVVDGSEIRSVQLLLDHGANPNAQTKPGMKTYGLWRDARVRGETPLHRAAAWGSSEIIQLLLDAGADPTIRDANRDTPLSWASWYRREKSIIDQLSYEGSGVGPDFPPDASSSR; encoded by the coding sequence ATGACGCATCAACCCCGCAATGATGAGCTTGTCGAGGCCGCAAATGCCGGTGACCTCGAAACCGTCAAACGCCTGATTGAGGACGGGGCGGATCCCAATAGCGTCGACAAGCATGGGATGGGGCCGCTTTTGAACTTCCATCCGGACGTGACGCGACTTCTGTTGGAACAGGGGGCTGATCCCGACTTACAGCGCAATGAGAATATTGCGCCGGTGCTTGTCGGAGTTTGTGGCAATTTCCAGTGCTTGCGGTTGATGGTTGAGGCTGGGGCGAACGTCAACCGCGCAAGCGAACATAACGGGGAGACGGCGCTACATTGGGTTGTCGACGGCAGCGAAATCCGCTCGGTACAGTTGCTGCTGGATCATGGTGCGAATCCCAACGCTCAAACAAAGCCCGGAATGAAGACATACGGCCTGTGGCGTGACGCGCGCGTGCGGGGGGAAACTCCACTGCACAGAGCCGCAGCGTGGGGGAGTTCGGAAATCATTCAGTTGCTGTTGGACGCCGGTGCTGATCCGACGATCCGTGACGCCAACCGAGATACGCCGTTGAGCTGGGCCAGTTGGTACCGCCGCGAAAAATCGATCATCGATCAACTGTCGTATGAGGGCTCTGGTGTCGGGCCTGACTTTCCGCCAGATGCAAGCTCCAGCAGATGA